The Daphnia carinata strain CSIRO-1 chromosome 9, CSIRO_AGI_Dcar_HiC_V3, whole genome shotgun sequence nucleotide sequence TTTCCATTTCCAGAATAACAACAGTTTTATCGACATCTTCAACGAGAAGAGTTCGATGTGCGCGGCTGAATTTGAACGAATCATCAAGAAGCAAGGCGATACCGTGATTGACGTCAGTCATCTCATGTCCAAATGCGCAATCAATATAATATGcggtacatttttttaacgtcgGCATATTGTCTTTGATGTAATAACGTGATGtcgtaaacatttttgaaaactatCAAGACACTGCGATGGGACAAACGAAGTGCGAGATGGAGAACGAGATTTATCTCAACAACGTCCACAGGTCAGTCCAATATATTGTAACATCATATTCtgtagaaattgaaatgattttgttAATACTGTGGCATGTAGATTTTGTCAGATTTTCGTTGAGCGCTTCGCACGACCGTGGCTTTCAAATGACTGGATTTACAAGATGACTGCAAGAGGCCGTGAATGGCAACGGTGTGTCAATGCCTTGCACACTTTCACTAAAGAGGTTATTCAAGTCTTCTAATCTCCAACAAGATTTCAATTAAAAGGCTGCTTTAAAAATAGATTATACGAACCCGTCGTGAAATGCTCGTACGGCGTTCCAATTCAGATCAGGTACAAAAACAAGGAATTGAAGAAGGGAAGCCCCAATCAAGTAAATATTTTGATTGATGTTAAGATGTCTTTTACACGATGCGATCGATAACTGAATCGTTTTAGAAAGCAGCTTTGCCGTATTGGACAGGCTGATACAGGCGTCTGATGAGGGCGCTGACATCGATGATAACGGAATCAGAGAAGAAATCGATTTAATCACGTTCGCTGTAATgttcaaatgatttcaattCCTTTAACTGCACGAAACATCTAaacgttttcaatgaaaccCAGGGATACGACACAACTTCTGCAGCCATGGTCTGGTTTCTTTACCTCATTGCGAAACATCCAGAGCATCAGGTAAATACAATGAAGCTTTAACCTCTTGACACTGTATGCAAcccatttgattttcaattcaCGCACAAAGCAACTGATAGTGGACGAATTAGATTCGGTATTTGGCGACGATTACGACCGTCCTTGTACCACCCAGGATATTACTGAACTTAAATATTTGGAATGTTGCATCAAAGAAACTCTGAGAATGTACCCGAGTGTGCCGGGTGCCATGAGGCGTCTAACGAAAGACGTCGAAATAGGTAGAACATCttatcaaatgaaaaatgagcTGCTTAATTTACTTCATCAAATCCTAGGTGGATATACGATACCAGCTGGTGTTTCAGTTGTTCCATCATATTTTGGGATTCATCACAATCCTTCCGTCTATCCGGATCCCGAATCATTTAAGCCGGAACGATTTTTCCCTGAAAACAGCGTTGGCCGTCATCCGTATGCCTTTCTTCCCTTCAGCGCTGGTCCACAGAATTGCATAGGTGGgtgattatttttattctggCAGTAGAAAAGATTGTTAATGAAtgctttgaaaacaatttaggTCAAAAATATGCAATGCTGGAATTGAAAGTTGTTTTCGCCATTCTTTTACGTCGAGTACGATTTTCCGTTTATGATCCAGCTATGTCAGACGGATCCGACGGAGGAATAGTATTAAAACCAAAACACGGTGTTCGCCTCTTAATTTGTAAACGGTCAAATAAAGCataatgcaaaacaaaaattcgattGTGCAGTCGCTAATGGAAAGCCGGGAAAGGAACGTTCATGTCAAATGAGCAAAAGCAAATAAAGGTCCTTTTTTTAAGGTTGGTTTCACTTCCCGAGAGAGGTACTCTATCTTTTTTCTCACGCGTCATCATCGGAAAGACTTACACGAATGAAGCAATACTTAACGTCTCGAATGATAATCAGCAGCAATCCAAGTTCACCAACACACGTTTAATCCACGGTTAGTTTTCAGTTTCAACTGGCACTAGGGCAAACTGAACGTATGAAGCCAAACGGACCAGCAAATCTAGCTTAATGATATCTGTGCCGACGGGGGCGGCGTTTATAGCGCACAGACATGCAGACTGGACGCTCTCCTCTCTACACTACTCTCTACTGTACGCGCTACTGGTGTGAGACACAGTAAGGAACagcaaaaacttacgggtatcgAATAGGGTCACACAGcgcgatgattagctgcctgcatccatgaaacCAGCGAATGTCATGGAGAAAAACATGGTGAATGTTACGGGTGCCTACGTGATGttgttggaaaaagaaatttatgttaGCAACATTCCTAGGTCAGATAAATAACATACAACGCTATGAACAATAccatttttaattcttcattTTGATGGAATAGAAATTGCCGGATTTTCGCTGAACGTGCCAGCCGACCTTGGCTTTCAAACAACTGGATTTACAagctgccccccccccccccaggaCGTGAAAGTGAACGCTGTGTCAATGCCCTCGACGGTCTCACGGATAAGGTAAACAATCCTTTGCAGTATAACctgtaaattaaaaaatatttgaattaaaataataaggACATTCCAATAGGTTACTCGATACCGCCGTGAAATGCTTGAACGATACCCAAACCAATACCCAGACAATACAAAAAGCAgcgaaagtgaaaaaaatccaaatctAGTAAAAAACTAGAcccatttcattttgttgtattaACCCTGCCATTGTTAATTGTAACTTTCTCAGGTGGCACATTTGCCATTATAGACGGACTGATACAAGCGTCTAATAAGGGCACTGATCTAGCTGATAACGGAATCAGAAGAAATCGATTTAATCACGTTCGCTGTAATATTTAAACGTCTTACCTTATAAGTGCACAGAACGTCTTAACGTTTTCCAATGAAACACAGGGATACGACACAACTTCTGCAGCCATGGTCTGGATTCTTTACCTCATTGCTAAACATGCAGAGCATCAGGTAATACAGTagtcttcaaaaattttaacttcTCAAACTATAAACCTCATTCGATATCCACGAAGCAACTGATAGTGGACGAGCTGGATTTAGTTTCTGGCAGTGATCGAGATCGTCCTTGTACACAAACGATGATTCTGAGCTTAAATATTTGGAATCTTGCATCAAAGAAACGTTGAGGCTCTACCCGAATGAGGCGTTTATCATGCGAGTTCCAACGTAAGACATTGAAATAGATAAAATACCTactgaaatgaaagaaatcaCCTGTTAAATTAGACTTGATCTGTTTAATTTACTCAATCAAATTCTAGGTGGACATACAATACCAGCTGGTGTTACAGTTGTTCCCACATTTTGTGCGATCCCTCGCAATCCTTGCGTTTCTCCGGATCCCGAAGCATACAAACCGGAACGATTTATTCCTGAGAACAGCATTGGCCGGCATGCATATGGCTTCATTCCGTTCAGTGCTGGCCCACGGAACTGCATAGGTAAGCAATTGCTTTTGTTCTGGTTACAGGGAGCAGAGATTGTTGATTTATATTCAAAACAATTCAGGCCATAAATATGCAATGATGGAATTGAAAGTAATTTTCGCCAAACCGCTAGTTCGGTGAGGTTTTCCGTACCTGGCACAGCAATCTCGGACGCGCGTGATTCAGGAGTCATGTTGAAACCGAAACATGCTGTTCGCCTGGTAATTTCTAAATGGTCGAACAGATCATGACATTACTCCAATCAAGACTTTCTTGTCGAAACCTCTTGTTTCAAAATAGCAATTCAACCAGTTCAGTTGCTATCTAGAAATCTTGATTTTATCTCATAAAAGACTTACGCAGGTTAAACAGACTGGAGCAGCGGTATTCCGTTGATCCAACAGTTACACATCCGAGGTAGCAGTGATGTTGAAACCTAAATacaatgtttcattttaaaacGATCAAAAAAAGTACAGTGCAGATGCAAATGATTGGTAACGTTAATTACCAATGATTGATTCCTTCGATTTCGTCATCTCACAATAAAGTGAAGAGTCATCAGGCCAAATTTGTCTTTGAAAACGCAAACTTAAAGCACACCTTACGAACACATTTTCACGACAAACGTTTGGAAAACGAATGCTGCTGGACATAGATCAAACATCGAACAATTACAGTAacgaactaaaaaaaaatttaagcctaATCGAAAATATTAATTCAAGTGGTTTTCACCATCTGGACCATGGAGCATGTCTCCTTGGCTGCGCGAAGGACGAACGACTAATGGCGCTTTTTTCATATGGCTTAGCAATTCAAGCAAATAAAGAAGGGCCTCTTTTTAAAGTTGGTTTCACTTCCCGAGAGAGGTACTCTGTATCTTTTTTCTCACGCGTCATCACCGGAAAAGACTAAACGAATGAAGCAATACTTTACGTCTCGAATGATTATCAACAGCAATCCAAAGTTCACTAACATGTGTTTAATCCACGGTGAGGTTTCAGTTTCAACTGGTAATAGGGCAAACTGAACGTATGAAGCCAAACGGACCAGCACATCTGTCTTAATGATATATGTGTTTACGGAGGGGGCGCACAGACTGGACGGCTGTTAGCCCTGCTACTGTACGCGCTACTGGTGTTAGACACAgtaaggaacaacaaaaacttaccgCAATCGAAGATGTTCACACAATCTGGCGATTACCTGCCTGCATCCGTAAACCAGTAGATTTCATGGAGAAAAACACCGTGAATGTTATGGGTGTCTACCTGATGTCTTtggaaaaaacgaaatttatgTTAGCAACATTCATAGGTCAGTTAAATTTCATACAATGCTATGAACATTACCATTTCTAATGCTTTATTTCGATGGAATAGTAATTTGCCAGATTTTCGTTAAACGTTTCAGCCGACCTTGCCTTTCAAACAATCGGATTTACAAGCTGTTCCCCCAAGGTCGTGAAAGTGAACGCTGTCAGTGCTCTTCATGCTTTCACGAATAAGGTAAACAATCCTTTGCAGAATAACctgtaaattaaaaaatatttgaattgaAATAATAAGGTCATTTCAATAGGTTACACGACATAGCCGTCAAATACTTAaacgatacccaaactaacaCGCAGAAAAGACAGAAAGCggcgaaaatgaaaaatttgaatcTAGTGGAAAACTAGACCCATTTCATTTTACTGTTTTAACCTTGCAATTGGTAACTGCAACTTTTGACGTGAGAATTTTGCCGTTGTAGACGGGCTGATACAGGCGTAAGGGCGCTGACCTAGATGATAACGAACCCAGAGAAGAAATCGATTTAATCACGTTCGCTGTAATATTTAATCATCTTAGCTTATAACTGCACAAAACGTCTGAATGTTTTCCAATGAAACACAGGAATACAATACAATTTCTGCAGCCATGGTCTGGTTTCTTTACCTCATTGCTAAACATCCAGAGCATCAGGTAATACAATAGTCTTGCAAAGCTTTAACTTCTCTCCCGAATGTGACCCTTCTCTACCCGAACGTGGCGTTTATTATGCGATGTCTAACGCAAGTCGTTGAAAAAGGTAGAACACCTatggaaatgaaacaaatcacCTGTTAAATTACATTTAATCTGTTTAGTTTACTCAATCAAATAGTAGATGGATATACAATACTAGTTGGCGTTACAGCTTTTCCCAGATTTTGCGTGATCCACCGCAGTCCTAGCGTTTTTTCCGAACCGGAATGGTTTATTCTTGAGAACAGCATTGGCCAGCATCCATATGCTTTCATTCTGTTCAGCGCTGGCCCACGTAACTGCAGCGTTAAGCAGCTGCTTTTATTCTGGTTACATAGAGCAGAGATTGTTGatttaaattcaaaacaatTCAGGGCAAAAATATGCAATGCTGGAATTGAAAGTGGTTTTCGCCAACCTGTGTCGTCGAGTGGGGCTTTCCGTCCCTGGCACATCAATCTCGGAATTCGCCTGATTTAGGATTCGTGCTGAAACCGAAACACGGTGTTCGCCTCGTAATTTCTACATGGTTGAATAGATCATAACATAATTCCACTGACATCAAGACTTTCTTGTAAAAAccccttttttcaaaacagCAATTCAACCAGTTCAGTTGCTATCTAGAAATCTCGATTTGATCTATCATACAACACTTACGCAGGTTAAACAGCCCGGAGGAGCGGTATTCAGTTGATCCAAGAGTTACACGTTCAAGGTAGTAGGGATGTTGAAACCTAAATACAATATTCgtatcattttaaaatgatgaaataaaGCACAGTGCAGATGCAAATGATTGATAACGTTGATTACTAATGATTGATTCCTTCGATTTCTTAAGAGTCAGCAGGCCAAATTTGTCTTTGAAAACACCAACTTGAAGCACACCTCACGAACACATTTCACGATAAACGTAAGAGAAACGAACGCTGCTGACATAGATCAAAACACTGAACAATTAAAGTAACGAactcaaaaaaattaaagcctAAACGACAATATCACTTAAAGTGGTTTTAACATCTGGACCATGGAACATATCTCCTTGACTGCGCGAAGGACGAATGACTAATGGCAATTCAGATGGTTTAATGAATATTaatccttttctttgttaCTTTCCCTCCAAAATACATCCCTTTTTAGATACCCTTCCTTCTCCGTTACCCCAGGGACGAAgacaaaggaaaagaacaaaacaaaagttttgacGATTTTGTTTGACGCATTGGGGATGGGTACGAAAACTGCTGTCAATCAAGTGATGAGTCAGCAAACAAAATTtgcttttgaaaaacgaaaatttgcATAGGAAAATCGCCTAGTGCAACTGACAGTGGCATCCAAATGACTGAATTCACGAATTCTGCTCACCGGATGTTGGAAATGAACGCTGTAACGATGCCATTTACACTTTCACTAGAGATAACATAACCCTTCTAATCTAACTGGAGCTATAACTGCCATTGTTTGAAATCTACTGGTCCATATAAGCAAACTGTAAAcctcatttgatttttacgACGCAATTGAGAGTAGACGAATTCGATTTAGTTTTTGGTGGCGACACGGTTTGTCCGAGTACTCCCAGTTTTGCTCTATAGACATTCCGGTTTGTGTCtatcatttttctatttctgcGTAACCCAAGAAAGTGATGGGCATGGATTACACACAACTTGACTTTATCAAAGGGCAACGACATAGTTGTAGATACGGCATTTAGAAGCAGAACAGTGAAGTTTGCGAAAAGTTTACATTCACTCGCGAATGTATAATTAAACCGAAACCGTACCTAACTGTGTCAGCCAATCAGATTACTCCTACCATGAAATTGCAAATAAGGTGACTAACACTTTCCCTGAATAAATTCAGCACATCTACATCTACATTAAATAGAAAACCTTTCATGTTCGAATGTTTGCGACTGCAGTCGTGGTCAGATAAAAGATTAGTTCACAGCGTTTGTCCACTGTGGTCGGACGAAATTTCGGGAGACATGTCAATCACTTTGAATAATCTCAGCAGTCTGCGAACAAAAGGCATCCTTACCATATGGCTCATTTTGCCTGCAATAGCCATTGTGCATTACTGGAAATGGAGTCGATCGAGAACCGTAAAACTCATCAACGCCATACCCGGACAAAAGCCGTTGCCGTTGGTAGGCAATCTTCTACATTTGGATCCCTATAACGAACGTAGGTcttaattatttcttcatcaacGATAATGAAGAATTGAACTTGCTTCGTCTTGCAGAAATCCATAAAATTATAGCAATAGATTGGGTGAAAGAGTACGGACCGATCTTCCGCGTATGGCTCGGACCACGACCTTTTGTGATTCTAGCTTCCCCCGAACTAGCACAGGtacgtaaaattttttttttttttttcaaccgcACAGCTTTTCTGTTGTTAATTCTTAGTCTTTTTTTCGATGTAGACAATATTATCCACTTCTAAACACAACACAAAGTCAAGCGATTATTCTAAATTGATTGACTGGCTCGGCAATTGCATGTTTTTATCAACAGGTAAcagacgaaaatgaaaaaaatccgCCTCACTGCTTTGTTTCGTATTTGATTATGCTTTAGGTGATCAATGGAAAAATCGACGTCGAATAGTAACACCAGGTATTCGCATTTTCTCATGGTCTTTGCGGCAGAATAGACTTTCCATTTCCactcaaattcaaaaatccACCTTCAGTGGTACCGTCTTTAGTGGGTTTTGGtatattgtttaaaaaaggaagtaaCCTTAATGTGCCTTGCTACAAACAGGTTTCCATTTCCAGAATAACAACTATTTTATCGACATCTGCAACAAGAAGAGTTCAATGTGCGCAGCTGAACTTGAACGAAGCATCGAAGCGCACGGCGATACCGAGATTGACGTTAGCCACCTCATGACCCAATGCGCCATAAATATAATATGCGGTACATTTTTTAATTGTCGACATATTTTCTTTGACATAATAAGATGTGGGgtcgtaaacattttttaaactatcAAGACACTGCGATAGGGCAAACGAACGCCGAGGTGGAGAAAGAGATTTATCTCAACAACGTCCACAGGTCAGTCCAATATCTTGTAACACCATTTTctgtaaaaattgaaatgatttcattaatcCTGTGGCTTGTAGATTTTCTCAGATTTTCGTTGAGCGCTTCGCACGACCGTGGCTTTCAAATGACTGGATTTACAAGATGACTGCAAGGGGCCGTGAATGGGCACGGTGTGTCAATGCCTTGCACACTTTCACTAATGAGGTTATTCAAGTCTTCTAATTTCCAGGAAGATTTCAATTAAAAGGTTGCTTTAAAAATAGATTATACGAACCCGTCGTGAGATGCTGGTACGGCGTTCCAATTCAGATCAGGTACAAAACGACggaattgaagaagaaaagcccCAGTCAAGTAAATATTTTGATTCATGTTAAGATGTCTTTTACACGATGCGATCGATAACTGAATCGTTTTAGAAAGCAGCTTTGCCGTACTGGACAGGCTAATACAGGCGTCTAATGAGGGCGCTGACATTGATGATAACGGAATCAGAGAAGAAATCGATTTAATCACGTTCGCTGTAAGTTTCAATTGATATCTCCTTTAACTGCACAGAACGTCTAGATGTTTCCCAATGAGACACAGGGATTCGACACAGCTTCTGCAGCCATGGCCTGGTTTCTTTACCTCATTGCTAAACATCCAGAGCATCAGGTAAATACAATCAAGCTTAACCTCTTGAAACGTATACAatccatttgatttttaattcacGCACAAAGCAAATGATAATGGACGAATTAGATTCGGTATTTGGCGACGATTACGACCGTCTTTGTACCGCCCAGGATATTTCTGAACTCAAATATTTGGAATGTTGCATCAAAGAAACTCTGAGAATGTACCCAAGTGTACCGGGTATCGCAAGGCGTCTAAGGAAGGACGTCGAAATAGGTAGAACATCTTCTCAAATGAAGAATGAGCTGCTTGATTTACTTCATCGAATTCTAGGTGGATATACAATACCAGCTGGTGTTACAGTTATTCCATCAATTATTGCGATCCATCATAACCCTTCTGTTTATCCGGATCCCGAATCATTTAAGCCAGAACGATTTTTCCCTGAGAACAGCGTTGGCCGTCATCCGTATGCCTTTCTTCCCTTCAGTGCTGGCAGAATTGCATAGGTGGgtgattatttttattctggCAGAAAGAAACATTGTTAATGTTtgctttgaaaacaatttaggTCAAAAATATGGAATGCTTGAATTGAAAGTTGTTTTCGCCATTCTGTTACGTCGAGTGcgtttttccatttctgaTCCAGCAGTGTCAGACGCATTCGAGGTAGGAATGACATTGAGACCCAAACACGTGTTCATCTCTTAATTTCTAAACGGtcaattaataaataatttaatttaataattaatatCGCAccaataataattaatttcGTCCATCATCATCGTACAGTAAGGAACagacaaaaacttacgggtatcgaattgggtcacacagcccgatgattagctgcctgcatccatgaacctagtggccatggggaggcttacgaacaacctacgagctccgattacctcttctctactTTTCAGCttgtgggtcgatcttcaaggtagtgaacagtactacagatcgatttttttgccatttttagcctggcaaggctttttttggtgtgccattttagcccctttatagtaggcatggctcttcttttttcttttctctcttcttttttctttcttgaaagcGTAGTAATTTTGATTCGTTGTAGAAGCTTGCATAATCTGATGTGACGAAGAATCTTGAGAATCCGTTGTGATGAAGATGCTGAATGTTGCTTATtccgatgagatgaagaatcttgcgtatcttgaatgatgaattggaggggggggagggagggaaattggcggtgtcgggacttgaacccggggccctcagaatgcgaagcgaaggtggtaaccactgtgccaggaccgcacatctcaaacaaatttatctTTCATCGACGTTATTTATAATAGGGAAGCTACATGGTATGTGACTAATAGTGGTGtggcgctgtggtatagcactgagatcatacgtcAACTGTCCGTGTTCGGTCCTTATAGACGCCAAttgctttaaaatttttttaaaattatttttataaaggtaaataaaaaaataaattaacccattttattgattttagaacagtattaaatcgaacacatttttacagcaattaaccagtgcccgtcaaagccGTTCTAATAGGGAAGCTATATGGTATATGACTAGTAGTTGTGtggcgctgtggtatagcactgagatTATACGTCAACTGTCAGTGTTCGGTTCTTATAGACgccattgtttaaaaaaatttttattattttttaaaatgtaatttaaaaaattatttttctaaatgtaattt carries:
- the LOC130688013 gene encoding cytochrome P450 4c3-like — encoded protein: MSITLNNLSSLRTKGILTIWLILPAIAIVHYWKWSRSRTVKLINAIPGRKPLSLVGNLLHLDPYNEQIHKIIAIDWVKEYGPIFRVWLGPRPFVILASPELAQTILSTSKHNTKSSDYSKLIDWLGNCMFLSTDDHWKKRRRIVTPGFHFQNNNSFIDIFNEKSSMCAAEFERIIKKQGDTVIDVSHLMSKCAINIICDTAMGQTKCEMENEIYLNNVHRFCQIFVERFARPWLSNDWIYKMTARGREWQRCVNALHTFTKEIIRTRREMLVRRSNSDQVQKQGIEEGKPQSKSSFAVLDRLIQASDEGADIDDNGIREEIDLITFAGYDTTSAAMVWFLYLIAKHPEHQQLIVDELDSVFGDDYDRPCTTQDITELKYLECCIKETLRMYPSVPGAMRRLTKDVEIGGYTIPAGVSVVPSYFGIHHNPSVYPDPESFKPERFFPENSVGRHPYAFLPFSAGPQNCIGQKYAMLELKVVFAILLRRVRFSVYDPAMSDGSDGGIVLKPKHGVRLLICKRSNKA
- the LOC130688014 gene encoding LOW QUALITY PROTEIN: cytochrome P450 4c3-like (The sequence of the model RefSeq protein was modified relative to this genomic sequence to represent the inferred CDS: substituted 1 base at 1 genomic stop codon), which codes for MSITLNNLSSLRTKGILTIWLILPAIAIVHYWKWSRSRTVKLINAIPGQKPLPLVGNLLHLDPYNEQIHKIIAIDWVKEYGPIFRVWLGPRPFVILASPELAQTILSTSKHNTKSSDYSKLIDWLGNCMFLSTGDQWKNRRRIVTPGFHFQNNNYFIDICNKKSSMCAAELERSIEAHGDTEIDVSHLMTQCAINIICDTAIGQTNAEVEKEIYLNNVHRFSQIFVERFARPWLSNDWIYKMTARGREWARCVNALHTFTNEIIRTRREMLVRRSNSDQVQNDGIEEEKPQSKSSFAVLDRLIQASNEGADIDDNGIREEIDLITFAGFDTASAAMAWFLYLIAKHPEHQQMIMDELDSVFGDDYDRLCTAQDISELKYLECCIKETLRMYPSVPGIARRLRKDVEIGGYTIPAGVTVIPSIIAIHHNPSVYPDPESFKPERFFPENSVGRHPYAFLPFSAGRIAXVGQKYGMLELKVVFAILLRRVRFSISDPAVSDAFEVGMTLRPKHVFIS